One Flavobacterium cerinum genomic window, TTAGGGTAGTTAATAAATCGTCTAATTTTTCCAATGTTGCCGCCATACCTTGTTCCATTCCCATTTGAATTATAGTTTCAAGATCGGCTAATGATTTATAGGTAACGATGGTTTCTACTAAAGTGTTTTCTGCTTTATCCGTAAAATTTACAAGCCATTCTGCACTTGGTAGATTGGTATTAATCTCACCGGCTTCATTTGTGAAAGCATCCCATGCGGTATAATAATCAATCGGTTTTATTTTTTGATAAGCAATCCAGTTCCAATAGGTTGTACCGTTTGGCTCAATCATGGCATAATGCCAATGTCCGCCTTCGCTAAAATTCATTGCTTTTGTTTTGGTCGTAAGCGGTTTTGGCGCAAACCATTGATCCAATAGTTCACTTTGCGTATAGCAGTTCCAAACCAATTGACGATCGGCTAGAAATTCTCGTCTGATGGTCAACGTGTTTTTTTCTTTATCGACTATAAAGTCGAATTGCAAATTGTGTTTCATTTTTTCTGGTTTTTTAGGTTGAGTAATAGATGGTCAAGTTGGTCAAAGCGGCTTTCCCAAATCTTGCGGAATTGTTCCAGCCATTGGTCAATTTCTTTCATTTTGTCAATTTCAAGCTGATAGTAAATTTCGCGTCCCTGTTGTTCCGGTCTTACCAATTTGCATTCCGCGAGTATTTTCAGATGTTTGGAAACAGCTTGTCGCGTGGTGTTAAAGTGCTCGGCAATGGCATTGGGTGTCATTGACTGTACGGCAATTAACGTTAAAATGGCTCTTCGGGTCGGGTCGGCTATAGCTTGAAATATATCTCTTCTCATGTTTGGATTATTTTATATGAAACCAATCAGTTGCAAATGTATGTGAAACTATTCGGTTGCGCAAATTTTTTATTGAAAATTTTTAAAATTAAAGAGATACATAAAATCAAAAGAAATGTTAGTAGAGAAAAATTACCTTTACAATAAGCTAAACATCCTAAATGAAAACCGTCATCTTTAAAAAAAGCGAATGTGAAACCGATTTCCTGTTAACGGTAAGAGACTGGCAAAGCCTACGATATACGCATGTTATAACGGATACTTATAATACGGATTATTTTGAGGTGCTTTTTTTTAAACGAGCTAAAGGATATGTTGAGCTCAATCATAGTGAGATAGCGGTTACCGATAATACAATTGTTTTTATTTCGCCGTATCAAAAACGAAAATGGAAACTGGATCCGGATCATCTGGATTTTACAATGCTGATTTTTCAGGAAGATTTTCTGAATGATTTTTTCTCGGATAAACTGTTTACCTATAGAATGTTGTATTTCTACCAGTTGAAATGCCCGCTGAAACTACCGGTCGCACAAGATGAAATGGAAAAATATTACAGTACGCTAATGGAAATCAAAGCCGAATTACAACATATTCGTATGGATAGTGTTCATATTATTCGTTCGTTGTTGTATTATCTGTTACAGAAATTAAACCGGAATTATTCGGAAATGTACGATTTGCCATTGGAATTGCCGGTAAACAATTATGCCTATCAGTTTAAGCAACTGATGGAAGTACACATAAAAGAAAAACAAAGAATTGAAGATTACTGTGAGCTCTTACGCATTAGCCGAATCACCTTAAATAAAGCGGTAAAAGCCCAATTTAATCTGACGGCTTCTCAGCTTTTAAAATACCGGCTACTACTGGAAATAAAGAATTTATTACTGTTTTCGGAATTGAATGTAAGCCAGATTGCCGGAGAACTTAATTTTTCGGAAGCGGCTCATATGATGCGCTTTTTTAAACAACAAACCGGAATAACCACCGGAGCATTTTTGCAGGATTATCAAAATGGCAGGATTTGATCCGGAAATGGTAGGAGTGTAAACCGGTTATTACGGTTACTTTGCTATGTAGATTACGGCTTACGCTTGCTACAAAACAAACACTTTTATTGACTTTAAATGTTTAAATTATGTCAGATACTACCATAATTCCAATTCCTACGGTACAATTATTTCGCAATGCAACTTTAAAAATCAATTATGCAGATAAGACTTTTCTTCTGGATCCGATGTTTTCAGATAAAGGCATGTTACCTTCATTTGCCGGAATAAGTCAA contains:
- a CDS encoding SRPBCC family protein, whose translation is MKHNLQFDFIVDKEKNTLTIRREFLADRQLVWNCYTQSELLDQWFAPKPLTTKTKAMNFSEGGHWHYAMIEPNGTTYWNWIAYQKIKPIDYYTAWDAFTNEAGEINTNLPSAEWLVNFTDKAENTLVETIVTYKSLADLETIIQMGMEQGMAATLEKLDDLLTTLKS
- a CDS encoding ArsR/SmtB family transcription factor; translation: MRRDIFQAIADPTRRAILTLIAVQSMTPNAIAEHFNTTRQAVSKHLKILAECKLVRPEQQGREIYYQLEIDKMKEIDQWLEQFRKIWESRFDQLDHLLLNLKNQKK
- a CDS encoding helix-turn-helix domain-containing protein is translated as MKTVIFKKSECETDFLLTVRDWQSLRYTHVITDTYNTDYFEVLFFKRAKGYVELNHSEIAVTDNTIVFISPYQKRKWKLDPDHLDFTMLIFQEDFLNDFFSDKLFTYRMLYFYQLKCPLKLPVAQDEMEKYYSTLMEIKAELQHIRMDSVHIIRSLLYYLLQKLNRNYSEMYDLPLELPVNNYAYQFKQLMEVHIKEKQRIEDYCELLRISRITLNKAVKAQFNLTASQLLKYRLLLEIKNLLLFSELNVSQIAGELNFSEAAHMMRFFKQQTGITTGAFLQDYQNGRI